From the Ruania alkalisoli genome, one window contains:
- the rplK gene encoding 50S ribosomal protein L11 → MPPKKKVAGLIKLQIQAGAANPAPPIGPALGQHGVNIMEFCKAYNAATESQRGNVIPVEITVYEDRSFTFITKTPPAAELIKKAAGVAKGSSTPHTAKVGALTPAQVREIAETKMADLNARDIDAASKIIAGTARSMGITVSD, encoded by the coding sequence ATGCCCCCCAAGAAGAAGGTCGCCGGCCTCATCAAGCTCCAGATCCAGGCCGGTGCGGCCAACCCCGCTCCGCCGATCGGCCCCGCGCTCGGTCAGCACGGCGTGAACATCATGGAGTTCTGCAAGGCCTACAACGCGGCCACCGAATCCCAGCGCGGGAACGTGATCCCGGTGGAGATCACGGTCTATGAGGACCGTTCCTTCACGTTTATCACCAAGACGCCGCCGGCCGCCGAGCTGATCAAGAAGGCTGCCGGGGTCGCCAAGGGTTCCTCGACTCCGCACACCGCCAAGGTGGGTGCGCTGACGCCGGCTCAGGTCCGCGAGATCGCCGAGACGAAGATGGCCGACCTCAACGCCCGCGACATCGACGCCGCGTCGAAGATCATCGCCGGTACCGCTCGTTCGATGGGCATCACGGTCTCGGACTGA
- the nusG gene encoding transcription termination/antitermination protein NusG, translated as MEAGQDVSEETQPTGDVTEETSVDLTDGDDAATGDGGAEDATTDTAGETAEAVEDPVAAFRSELRSLPGDWYVIHSYAGYENRVKANLESRIQSLNMEDYIFQVEVPMEEVVEIKNSVRKVVRRVRVPSYVLVRMDLTDESWGAVRHTPGVTGFVGHTHSPVPLTLDEVMSMLASTIEAKTPAAQPAGGKSASPAVQVDFTVGESVTVTDGPFDTLPATISEINAESQKLKVLVSIFGRETPVELSFNQVAKI; from the coding sequence ATGGAAGCAGGTCAGGACGTGTCTGAAGAGACTCAACCCACCGGTGACGTGACCGAGGAGACCTCGGTCGATCTCACCGACGGCGACGACGCCGCGACCGGTGACGGGGGAGCCGAGGATGCGACCACCGACACCGCGGGGGAGACCGCCGAGGCGGTCGAAGACCCGGTTGCCGCGTTCCGCTCCGAGCTGCGCTCGCTGCCGGGCGACTGGTATGTCATCCACTCCTACGCCGGCTATGAGAACCGTGTGAAGGCGAACCTGGAGTCCCGGATCCAGTCCCTCAACATGGAGGACTACATCTTCCAGGTCGAGGTACCGATGGAAGAGGTCGTTGAGATCAAGAACTCGGTGCGCAAGGTTGTGCGCCGCGTCCGGGTCCCCAGCTACGTCCTCGTCCGCATGGATCTCACGGACGAGTCCTGGGGCGCCGTCCGCCACACCCCCGGTGTCACCGGATTCGTCGGTCACACCCACTCCCCGGTTCCGCTGACCTTGGACGAGGTCATGTCCATGCTCGCGAGCACCATCGAGGCGAAGACCCCAGCGGCCCAGCCGGCTGGTGGGAAGTCCGCCTCACCGGCTGTGCAGGTGGACTTCACGGTCGGCGAGTCCGTCACGGTCACCGACGGACCGTTCGACACGCTGCCCGCCACGATCTCCGAGATCAACGCCGAGAGCCAGAAGCTTAAGGTGCTCGTCTCGATCTTCGGCCGCGAGACTCCGGTCGAGCTGTCGTTCAACCAGGTCGCCAAGATCTGA
- the secE gene encoding preprotein translocase subunit SecE gives MSTPPNADSGEPDDVGRGDDPRDEFDAPETEPGAVDDSEGAADAEAGDESGDGETDTTSESKAASAVARPAAAARSVRAQGQAKGRPTASRKEAEAARQVEPNIFARIARFVRQVVQELRKVVTPTRNELFTYIGVVIVFLVVMMIYVGVLDFGFGRLVLWAFGG, from the coding sequence GTGAGCACTCCTCCCAACGCCGATTCGGGCGAGCCCGACGACGTCGGTCGTGGCGACGACCCTCGGGACGAGTTCGACGCGCCCGAGACTGAGCCAGGCGCCGTCGACGACTCTGAGGGCGCCGCTGACGCGGAAGCCGGCGATGAATCCGGCGACGGTGAGACCGACACGACGAGCGAGTCCAAGGCCGCGAGTGCCGTCGCGCGACCGGCCGCAGCCGCTCGCTCCGTGCGAGCGCAGGGGCAGGCCAAGGGACGTCCGACAGCGTCCCGCAAGGAGGCCGAGGCTGCTCGGCAGGTCGAGCCCAACATCTTTGCCAGGATTGCTCGATTCGTCCGCCAGGTCGTCCAGGAGCTGCGCAAGGTCGTCACCCCGACCCGGAACGAGTTGTTCACCTACATCGGTGTCGTCATCGTCTTCCTCGTGGTGATGATGATCTACGTGGGGGTGCTGGACTTCGGCTTCGGCCGGCTGGTTCTCTGGGCATTCGGCGGCTGA
- a CDS encoding sensor histidine kinase yields the protein MPRRRPRFRMSVRTRVLAALTLLSAMALAAAGISAYSLERDRSVLRLDDSLARSGAEIETLAEIGVDPQTGEPFASVSSVLRTVLSRVAPATHEALAGFVDGEITHVPEVATSFRIEADPELVAALAPASGWEEPDLLTIETSQRTYRVLALPIRTDPPSEQGAMVLAFDLDAEYENLNETFRTYALVAVASLAWITLIAWFVVGQLLAPIKVLRATADEVSSSDDLSRRIPVAGNDDLALLTETFNRMFARLEQAFASQRQLLDDAGHELRTPLTIVRGHLELMDPADTTEVASTRTLALDELDRMNMLVDDLMTLARSRRPDFVTRTDVDLALLTDDVLVKATSLGDRRWILDELADVQIHADPRRLTQALLQLASNAVKFSGEGSTVAIGSAADAGEIRLWVRDVGAGIGEADQQRIFDRFERLDPTVDGSGLGLPIVASIAQAHGGRVSVTSTPGHGSTFTIHIPHQAAEVEEGR from the coding sequence GTGCCCCGTCGACGCCCCCGCTTCCGGATGAGTGTGCGCACACGAGTGCTCGCGGCACTCACGCTCCTCTCGGCGATGGCGTTGGCTGCGGCCGGGATCAGTGCCTACTCACTGGAGCGCGACCGAAGCGTGCTCCGCCTGGACGACTCCCTCGCCCGATCGGGCGCTGAGATCGAGACACTGGCCGAGATCGGAGTCGACCCCCAGACCGGGGAGCCGTTCGCCTCGGTCTCCTCGGTACTGCGCACCGTGCTCAGCCGGGTGGCACCCGCGACGCACGAAGCGCTCGCAGGCTTCGTCGACGGTGAGATCACGCATGTGCCGGAGGTCGCCACGTCATTCCGGATCGAGGCGGACCCGGAACTGGTGGCTGCCCTGGCACCCGCAAGCGGATGGGAAGAGCCCGACCTCCTCACGATCGAGACCTCGCAGCGCACGTACCGGGTGCTCGCCCTCCCGATCCGCACCGACCCGCCCAGCGAACAAGGCGCCATGGTTCTCGCCTTCGACCTCGACGCCGAGTACGAGAATCTCAACGAAACGTTCCGGACCTACGCGCTGGTGGCCGTCGCCTCGCTCGCCTGGATCACGCTCATCGCCTGGTTCGTCGTCGGTCAGCTCCTCGCACCGATCAAGGTGCTGCGCGCCACAGCGGACGAAGTGAGTTCCTCGGACGACCTCAGCCGCCGCATACCCGTGGCCGGCAATGATGACCTCGCACTGCTGACAGAGACGTTCAACCGGATGTTCGCCCGGCTCGAGCAGGCCTTCGCCTCCCAGCGGCAACTGCTCGACGACGCCGGGCACGAGCTCCGGACGCCGCTGACGATCGTGCGCGGCCACCTGGAGCTGATGGACCCCGCAGACACCACCGAGGTCGCGAGCACGCGGACACTGGCCCTCGATGAGCTCGACCGGATGAACATGCTGGTGGACGACCTCATGACGCTCGCCCGGTCTCGTCGTCCCGACTTCGTGACCCGCACTGACGTCGACCTCGCGCTGCTCACCGACGACGTGCTCGTGAAGGCCACGTCGCTGGGCGACCGGCGCTGGATACTGGACGAGCTCGCTGACGTGCAGATCCACGCAGATCCCCGGCGACTGACGCAGGCGCTGCTCCAGCTGGCCTCAAATGCGGTGAAGTTCTCCGGCGAGGGTTCGACCGTCGCGATCGGATCGGCTGCCGATGCCGGCGAGATCCGCCTCTGGGTCCGAGACGTTGGCGCCGGGATCGGCGAGGCAGATCAGCAGCGCATCTTCGACAGATTCGAGCGACTTGACCCGACGGTGGACGGCAGCGGGCTCGGCCTGCCCATCGTCGCCTCGATCGCCCAGGCCCACGGCGGCCGGGTGAGCGTCACCTCGACGCCGGGTCACGGTTCCACGTTCACCATCCACATCCCACACCAGGCCGCCGAGGTCGAGGAAGGCAGGTAG
- a CDS encoding response regulator transcription factor produces MSQILIAEDEERIASFVAKGLRSAGYVPTTVATGEQAIDLASTGEFDLLVLDLGLPDRDGFDVLSTVRSLGVAIPVIILTARSSVTDTVAGLEGGADDYMAKPFRFEELLARVRLRLRSENGGSESTVLNHAGLSLDLRTRKAHTDGRDVELSAREFTLAETFLRSPGQVLSREQLLSRVWGYDFDPGSNVVDVYVRYLRKKLGAERFETVRGMGYRLV; encoded by the coding sequence GTGAGCCAGATCCTGATCGCCGAGGACGAGGAACGGATCGCCTCGTTCGTCGCCAAAGGCCTGCGCTCGGCCGGCTATGTCCCGACGACGGTCGCCACCGGTGAGCAGGCGATCGACCTGGCGAGCACGGGCGAGTTCGACCTGCTGGTGCTCGACCTCGGCCTTCCCGATCGCGACGGCTTCGATGTCCTGAGCACGGTGCGCTCCCTGGGCGTGGCTATCCCCGTCATCATCCTCACCGCCCGGTCCTCGGTCACCGACACGGTCGCCGGTCTTGAAGGAGGTGCCGATGACTACATGGCCAAGCCGTTCCGTTTCGAAGAACTGCTGGCTCGGGTCCGGCTGCGGCTACGGTCCGAGAACGGCGGCTCCGAATCGACCGTTCTCAACCACGCTGGTCTCTCGTTGGACCTACGCACCCGAAAGGCTCATACCGACGGCCGGGACGTGGAACTCTCCGCGCGGGAGTTCACCCTGGCCGAGACCTTCCTGCGCAGCCCGGGACAGGTCCTGAGCCGGGAGCAACTGCTCTCGCGGGTCTGGGGCTATGACTTCGATCCAGGGTCGAATGTCGTCGACGTCTACGTGCGATACCTGCGTAAGAAGCTCGGGGCTGAACGGTTCGAGACGGTGCGTGGGATGGGGTACCGCCTGGTCTGA
- a CDS encoding phosphotransferase: MTICVPEDLALLSGPDSHDLVRAALGPAGVEELAVEVEAVHHRPGFGVSAVYRVGYRHAGATVCEHMVASTAEVPHAEGVATLQDGERHVRVWRRNDDPALPGLRTATDAVAMGAWLHDLADLGDGGRAHVNVLGYRPTRRAVLRVRCGDDVAYLKVLPAHRAHRLVARHEMLTRAAVEAPRVLGTTKSGIVALSAMSGVPLATVIADAPRRPEAVPAPEQVIAWLETLPPEVVDLPRRPSWVDRIDFHATAARAALPSSAEAISTLEDGIGDVLAASPSGPVVPTHGDFYEANVFVADGRVRGAIDLDSLGPGAREDDLATMLGHLSVLPSLAPALYGHVPELTEEWFHSFAGRVDPAGLAARAAAVVVSLIAGASPGQREARLVQACWWLRRAHLEMGVHEEMGRTR; the protein is encoded by the coding sequence ATGACCATCTGTGTGCCCGAGGACCTGGCCCTGCTGTCAGGGCCGGACTCCCACGACCTCGTGCGCGCAGCGCTGGGGCCCGCCGGGGTCGAGGAACTGGCGGTCGAGGTGGAGGCGGTGCACCATCGCCCTGGTTTCGGGGTGAGTGCGGTCTACCGCGTGGGATATCGGCACGCGGGTGCCACGGTCTGCGAACACATGGTGGCGAGCACCGCCGAGGTTCCTCATGCCGAGGGCGTCGCGACGTTGCAGGACGGCGAGCGCCACGTGCGCGTCTGGCGGCGCAACGACGATCCGGCTTTGCCGGGCCTACGGACGGCGACTGACGCCGTCGCGATGGGGGCGTGGCTGCATGACCTGGCCGACCTCGGCGACGGCGGGCGGGCGCACGTGAACGTGCTCGGCTACCGGCCGACCAGGCGAGCAGTGCTGCGCGTGCGATGCGGTGACGACGTCGCCTACCTCAAGGTGCTCCCCGCCCACCGGGCTCATCGGCTCGTGGCCAGGCACGAGATGCTCACCCGCGCTGCCGTGGAGGCACCGCGTGTGCTGGGCACCACGAAGTCCGGGATCGTCGCCCTCTCGGCGATGTCCGGGGTTCCCTTGGCAACGGTGATTGCCGACGCCCCGCGCCGGCCAGAGGCCGTGCCTGCACCGGAGCAGGTGATCGCGTGGCTGGAGACGTTGCCCCCGGAGGTAGTCGATCTGCCGAGGCGCCCCTCGTGGGTCGACCGCATCGACTTCCACGCCACGGCCGCGCGCGCGGCCCTACCGAGCAGTGCGGAGGCGATCTCGACGCTCGAGGACGGTATCGGCGACGTGCTCGCTGCGAGCCCCTCAGGGCCGGTCGTTCCCACACACGGGGACTTCTACGAGGCGAATGTGTTCGTCGCCGACGGCCGCGTGCGCGGTGCCATCGACCTCGACTCCCTCGGCCCGGGCGCCCGGGAGGACGACCTGGCCACGATGCTCGGCCATCTCAGCGTGCTCCCTTCCCTCGCGCCAGCACTGTACGGGCACGTCCCGGAGCTGACCGAGGAGTGGTTCCACTCCTTCGCCGGGCGCGTTGATCCCGCAGGGCTCGCGGCTCGTGCCGCCGCGGTGGTGGTCTCTCTGATCGCCGGGGCATCGCCGGGCCAGCGGGAGGCGCGTCTGGTCCAGGCGTGCTGGTGGCTGCGGCGCGCACACCTGGAGATGGGCGTACACGAGGAGATGGGGAGAACACGATGA
- a CDS encoding adenosine deaminase, translating to MRPGTLVELADEAGMRIPETLRETVAAPDALRLPANERGWFRFQRMYDAARAVVRSEAAMRRLIHEAVEDDAAEGSRRLEIQVDPTSYAPHVGGITPALEIVMDAAREASAAAGVEVAVIVAASRTRHPLDARTLARLAVRHAGDGPGEVIGFGLSNDERRGATTDFGAAFQIASRAGLLLAPHGGELLGPDHISEVVAHLRPDRLGHGIRAAEDPALLERIVADGIALEICPASNVSLGVFAHAGQVPLRTLLAAGADIALGADDPLLFGSRLLDQYETARQVHGLSDAEIAELARGSIRASRASARSRATMLAEVDTWLRTPDPETHP from the coding sequence ATGCGCCCGGGAACGCTGGTCGAGCTGGCCGACGAGGCCGGAATGCGGATCCCGGAGACGCTTCGGGAGACTGTCGCAGCCCCCGATGCGCTGCGTCTGCCCGCCAATGAGCGCGGCTGGTTCCGCTTCCAGCGCATGTATGACGCTGCGCGCGCGGTCGTTCGGTCGGAGGCGGCGATGCGCCGGCTCATCCACGAGGCGGTCGAGGACGATGCAGCGGAAGGCTCCCGTCGCCTGGAGATCCAGGTCGACCCGACCTCCTACGCACCGCACGTGGGAGGCATCACGCCGGCGCTGGAGATCGTCATGGACGCCGCACGTGAGGCGAGCGCGGCAGCCGGGGTGGAGGTCGCCGTCATCGTGGCCGCCTCCCGGACCCGGCACCCGCTGGACGCTCGCACGCTGGCGCGCCTCGCCGTGCGCCATGCCGGGGACGGACCGGGTGAGGTGATCGGGTTCGGCCTGAGCAACGACGAGCGCCGAGGCGCCACCACCGACTTCGGTGCGGCGTTCCAGATTGCCTCCCGTGCGGGGCTGCTGCTGGCGCCGCACGGCGGCGAGCTGCTCGGACCGGACCACATCTCAGAAGTGGTCGCGCACCTGCGCCCCGACCGGCTGGGGCACGGGATCCGGGCGGCAGAGGATCCAGCGCTGCTGGAGCGGATCGTGGCCGACGGGATCGCGCTCGAGATCTGCCCCGCCTCGAACGTCTCCCTCGGCGTCTTCGCTCATGCGGGGCAGGTGCCGCTGCGCACACTGCTGGCCGCAGGAGCCGATATCGCCCTCGGCGCGGACGACCCGCTCCTCTTCGGCTCCCGGTTGCTGGACCAGTACGAGACCGCCCGGCAGGTACACGGACTCAGCGATGCCGAGATCGCCGAGCTCGCACGCGGCTCGATCCGCGCCAGCCGAGCTTCGGCGAGATCGCGTGCCACGATGCTCGCCGAGGTCGACACCTGGCTGAGGACCCCGGACCCCGAGACGCACCCGTGA
- a CDS encoding alpha/beta fold hydrolase yields the protein MSRRVMRYQDARIRVRELTGTGGPTFVLVHGIGVSSRYFEPLAFALHHAGDVLLVDLPGFGGLPHPRRPLSIAGFAETVRAALAAEEITDAVLIGHSMGAQVVVEMLSREASYRSAVLIGPPVNPAEPALWQQAGRLLQSASHESRRMRMVASSSYLRCGPAWFTQVLPSMMRYPIATRLPLIRTRTLLLHGEHDTVVPPTWVETMATLLPHACHVQLSGAAHGVVYEHSDQVAKLTLQHLART from the coding sequence ATGTCACGGCGGGTGATGCGCTACCAGGACGCGCGCATCCGGGTCCGCGAACTCACCGGCACCGGCGGGCCGACGTTCGTGCTCGTGCACGGTATCGGGGTCTCCTCACGCTACTTCGAGCCGCTGGCATTCGCGTTGCACCATGCGGGGGACGTCCTGCTGGTCGACCTGCCCGGCTTCGGGGGTCTGCCACATCCCCGCAGGCCGCTGAGCATCGCTGGCTTCGCCGAGACAGTGCGGGCAGCACTGGCCGCCGAGGAGATCACAGACGCTGTTCTCATCGGTCACTCGATGGGGGCGCAGGTTGTGGTCGAGATGCTCAGCCGCGAGGCCAGTTACCGGTCGGCCGTGCTCATCGGCCCACCCGTGAACCCAGCGGAACCGGCACTGTGGCAGCAGGCCGGACGGCTGCTTCAGTCGGCCTCGCACGAGTCTCGCCGGATGCGGATGGTGGCGTCCAGCTCCTACCTGCGCTGCGGTCCCGCCTGGTTCACCCAGGTGCTTCCGTCCATGATGCGCTACCCGATCGCCACGCGGCTGCCGCTCATCCGCACCAGGACGTTGCTGCTGCACGGAGAGCACGACACGGTCGTCCCACCCACGTGGGTCGAGACGATGGCCACCCTCCTCCCCCATGCCTGCCACGTCCAACTGTCCGGTGCTGCACACGGGGTCGTCTACGAGCACTCGGATCAGGTCGCGAAGCTGACCCTGCAGCACCTCGCTCGCACCTGA
- a CDS encoding UDP-N-acetylmuramate dehydrogenase produces MTDLSAPSTVRLADLTTFRVGGPVHRFVEASTEDEIVATVADADAAGEPVLVLGGGSNVLAADDGFPGVVVRDGRRGIAVESQDACGGAAIRVPAGQPWEDVVLRAVTEGWRGIEALAGIPGSTGATPVQNVGAYGQEVSEVVASVRTWDRATGRIRTLARSELGFGYRSSLLKDTFTDDGAGRAWLPSPRYVVLEVHFQFVLADTSAPIAYPELAATLGVALGERAASAEVRDAVLELRRSKGMVLDPADHDTWSAGSFFTNPILSAEQADRLPAGAPRFPEGDRVKTSAAWLIARSGFAKGHGLPGPAALSTKHVLALTNRGGARAADLLALAREVRDGVRADFGIDLVPEPVLFGDHL; encoded by the coding sequence ATGACCGACCTGTCCGCTCCGAGCACCGTTCGGCTCGCGGACCTGACCACGTTCCGCGTGGGTGGGCCGGTGCACCGGTTCGTGGAGGCGAGCACCGAGGACGAGATCGTGGCGACGGTCGCTGATGCCGACGCCGCCGGCGAACCGGTCCTGGTACTCGGTGGGGGTTCGAACGTGCTCGCCGCCGACGACGGTTTCCCCGGTGTGGTCGTCCGTGACGGGCGCCGGGGGATCGCGGTCGAGAGCCAGGACGCGTGCGGTGGTGCCGCCATCCGTGTGCCGGCCGGGCAGCCGTGGGAGGACGTCGTGCTGAGGGCGGTGACCGAGGGGTGGCGTGGGATCGAGGCGCTCGCCGGCATCCCCGGCTCCACGGGTGCCACACCGGTGCAGAACGTCGGTGCCTACGGTCAGGAGGTGTCAGAGGTGGTCGCCTCGGTGCGTACCTGGGACCGGGCGACCGGCCGGATCCGCACACTGGCGCGCTCGGAGCTCGGTTTCGGGTACCGCTCCTCGCTGCTCAAGGACACCTTCACCGACGACGGTGCCGGACGCGCTTGGCTCCCGAGCCCCCGGTACGTGGTGCTCGAGGTGCATTTCCAGTTCGTGCTGGCTGACACCAGCGCTCCGATCGCCTACCCGGAGCTCGCCGCGACGCTTGGTGTGGCACTGGGGGAGCGGGCGGCATCGGCCGAGGTGCGTGACGCCGTCCTGGAGCTGCGCCGCAGCAAGGGCATGGTGCTCGACCCGGCTGATCACGATACGTGGAGCGCCGGATCGTTCTTCACCAACCCGATCCTGTCGGCTGAGCAGGCGGACCGGCTTCCTGCCGGTGCGCCCCGGTTCCCGGAGGGTGACCGAGTGAAGACCAGTGCCGCTTGGTTGATCGCTCGCTCGGGCTTCGCCAAGGGCCACGGTCTGCCCGGCCCGGCGGCCCTGTCCACCAAGCACGTGCTCGCCCTGACCAACCGGGGTGGGGCGCGTGCTGCGGACCTGCTGGCGCTCGCTCGCGAGGTGCGAGACGGTGTCCGAGCCGACTTCGGCATCGACCTGGTGCCCGAGCCGGTGCTGTTCGGGGACCACCTCTAA
- a CDS encoding MFS transporter — MATFTLNGFTLANWLSRIPTVRDELRLSEGQLGMIILIGSLGSLFSMPVTGRMIHRFGARTTVVLAATFASAGLGVVAAGVGTGAVWLLIAGLFLAMIGVGGWDVAMNYAGTVAEQALDRAIMPWFHGGFSIGTVLGAGAGALVIRAGIGVPLHVLTVVAVVFALVVLCTRGFLPAEPEPQSHDGVPHRGPGTSFLRVWFERRTLLVGLVVLAAALTEGAANDWLALAVVDGFGAPNEVGAIGLTIFLVGMTVMRFLGTFLLNRFGRVPVLRLCTAMAIAGLAIFALVPVLPVAMAGGALWGMGAALGFPVGMSAASDEPAKAAARLAVVSTIGYSAFLVGPGVLGLLGEAVGTRHALLVIMVPLVAGLFAIPAARELRASGEQVGSPVGGSGAGQEAQS; from the coding sequence ATGGCGACTTTCACGCTCAACGGCTTCACGCTGGCGAACTGGCTCTCCAGGATCCCTACGGTCCGCGACGAGCTGCGGTTGAGCGAGGGGCAGCTCGGGATGATCATCCTCATCGGCTCACTCGGGTCGCTGTTCTCGATGCCCGTCACGGGGCGGATGATCCACCGATTCGGTGCCCGCACCACCGTCGTTCTCGCGGCGACATTCGCCTCGGCGGGGTTGGGCGTCGTCGCCGCCGGGGTGGGTACCGGGGCCGTGTGGCTGCTGATCGCCGGATTGTTCCTGGCGATGATCGGCGTCGGTGGCTGGGACGTCGCGATGAACTATGCCGGGACGGTCGCCGAACAGGCACTGGACCGGGCGATCATGCCGTGGTTCCACGGCGGCTTCTCGATCGGGACTGTGCTGGGGGCCGGCGCTGGGGCGCTCGTCATCCGCGCCGGCATCGGTGTTCCGTTGCACGTGCTCACGGTGGTCGCCGTGGTCTTCGCCCTGGTGGTGCTGTGCACGCGCGGGTTCCTCCCTGCCGAACCAGAGCCCCAGTCCCACGACGGCGTCCCTCACCGTGGTCCTGGCACCTCCTTCCTGCGCGTGTGGTTCGAGCGCCGCACCCTGCTCGTGGGCCTCGTCGTGCTCGCGGCTGCCCTCACCGAAGGGGCCGCCAACGACTGGCTCGCGCTCGCCGTCGTGGACGGGTTCGGTGCCCCGAACGAGGTGGGAGCGATCGGTCTGACGATCTTCCTCGTGGGCATGACCGTGATGCGGTTCCTGGGCACCTTCCTGCTGAACCGGTTCGGCCGAGTGCCCGTGCTCCGGCTGTGCACCGCGATGGCGATCGCCGGGTTGGCGATCTTCGCGTTGGTGCCGGTGCTGCCGGTGGCGATGGCCGGGGGAGCGCTGTGGGGGATGGGCGCGGCGCTGGGCTTCCCGGTAGGGATGAGTGCCGCCTCCGACGAACCAGCGAAGGCGGCCGCCCGGCTGGCGGTGGTCTCCACCATCGGGTACTCGGCGTTCCTGGTCGGTCCGGGCGTTCTCGGTCTGCTCGGTGAGGCGGTCGGCACCCGGCACGCGTTGCTGGTGATCATGGTCCCGCTCGTCGCGGGGCTGTTCGCGATTCCCGCGGCGCGCGAGCTCAGGGCTTCCGGAGAGCAGGTAGGGTCGCCGGTCGGGGGCTCCGGAGCCGGTCAGGAGGCACAGTCATGA
- a CDS encoding LacI family DNA-binding transcriptional regulator — protein sequence MSRRATLTDVARTAGVSLSTASLAFSGAGPIAEATKQRVLRAASELGYAGPNPVAASLRRGRSRVVGVLVGRDVRTNFRDPVAVQTLGGVASALGDAARGMLLIPAGEDDPAGQHLIRHGSMDSVVVLHALGRDAGRVLREREVPMVWVDRTGPGAVSVRVQDRAGMAALGEHLVGLGHRRVALATMPWTSERVAGPVDVIGTRPQGRYIADRVAGLLDAGIEPVAAESTRRSLVEEGIRAGHALLDLSPRPTALVGFSDLIAAGLLLAATERGLRVPEDVSVAGFDGVDLPWLGEHQLTSVVQPAQEKGESAARAAIMLADGQRPEPVSLACQLRVGTTTGPVPD from the coding sequence ATGAGCAGACGCGCCACCCTCACCGATGTCGCCCGCACGGCGGGCGTCTCCCTCTCGACGGCGTCCCTCGCCTTCTCCGGTGCCGGCCCGATCGCGGAGGCCACCAAGCAGCGGGTGCTGCGGGCCGCCTCCGAGCTCGGCTACGCCGGGCCCAATCCGGTGGCCGCATCGCTGCGCCGCGGACGCAGCAGGGTGGTGGGGGTGCTCGTGGGACGTGACGTGCGGACCAACTTCCGCGATCCCGTCGCCGTGCAGACTCTCGGTGGCGTGGCCAGCGCTCTCGGCGATGCCGCCCGCGGCATGCTGCTGATCCCCGCCGGGGAAGACGATCCCGCCGGCCAGCACCTGATCCGGCACGGGTCGATGGACTCCGTCGTCGTCCTGCACGCCCTCGGGCGCGACGCCGGCCGGGTGCTGCGCGAGCGAGAGGTGCCGATGGTGTGGGTGGACCGTACGGGCCCCGGCGCGGTCTCGGTCCGGGTGCAGGACCGGGCCGGGATGGCAGCCCTGGGTGAGCACCTCGTCGGACTCGGCCACCGCCGGGTGGCGTTGGCGACGATGCCGTGGACGAGCGAGCGGGTGGCGGGACCTGTCGACGTCATCGGGACGCGACCGCAGGGGCGCTATATCGCGGATCGGGTAGCGGGACTGCTCGACGCCGGTATCGAGCCGGTCGCCGCGGAATCGACCCGGAGGTCGCTGGTGGAGGAGGGCATCCGTGCGGGGCACGCGCTGCTGGACCTCTCGCCCCGACCCACGGCGCTGGTGGGTTTCAGCGATCTCATCGCCGCAGGACTGCTGCTGGCTGCGACCGAGCGGGGGCTGCGAGTCCCCGAGGACGTCTCCGTGGCTGGTTTCGACGGGGTCGACCTGCCCTGGTTGGGTGAGCACCAGCTCACCTCGGTGGTCCAACCTGCGCAGGAGAAGGGTGAGAGCGCCGCACGCGCCGCCATCATGCTTGCCGACGGGCAACGTCCCGAGCCGGTGTCGCTGGCATGCCAGCTCCGGGTGGGCACGACCACCGGGCCGGTCCCTGACTGA
- a CDS encoding MaoC/PaaZ C-terminal domain-containing protein, which produces MTTLSTAVEKGTELYRVSRTVTRDRLVRYAGASGDFNPIHYNDRFATEVGLPGVIAHGMLTMGLACATLTDWLDDPADLLSYGVRFTRPVPVPDPGEVALEVRAVVGAVDPEAGTARIDLAVTLEGTSVLGKSQAQVRLH; this is translated from the coding sequence ATGACGACGCTCAGCACCGCAGTCGAGAAGGGCACCGAGCTCTACCGCGTGAGCAGGACCGTGACCCGTGATCGGCTGGTCCGCTACGCCGGCGCCAGCGGGGATTTCAACCCGATCCACTACAACGACCGCTTCGCCACCGAGGTCGGTCTGCCGGGTGTGATCGCCCACGGGATGCTCACCATGGGCCTGGCCTGCGCCACGCTCACCGACTGGCTGGACGATCCAGCCGATCTGCTCTCCTACGGGGTCCGCTTCACCCGGCCCGTCCCGGTACCGGATCCGGGCGAGGTGGCGCTCGAGGTGCGTGCCGTCGTCGGGGCTGTGGACCCGGAGGCGGGTACGGCGAGGATCGACCTGGCAGTCACGCTCGAGGGTACGAGCGTGCTGGGTAAGAGCCAGGCCCAGGTGCGCCTGCACTGA